GGGTGCTGACCTTCAAGCGTCCTTGCTGGATGCGTTCGCTGATCCGGAGCTGGGGTCGCTGGACGCGCTGCAGCGGACGGAGCTGAGCCACGGGGCATGGATCGACGTGCTGCCGGGGTGGTTGTCGGGAGCCGATCAGGTGTACGAACGGCTGGCGGTGGACGTGCCGTGGCGGGATGAGCGGCGGCAGATGTACGACCGGGTGGTCGAGGTGCCGCGGTTGCTCTGTTTCTACGGGGAGAGCGACACCTTGCCGCTGTCGATCCTGGACGAGGCGCGGGAGTTGCTGAGCGAGCACTACGCGGAGGAGTTGGGTGAGCCGTTCCGGACGGCTGGGTTGTGTTACTACCGGGACGGGCGGGACAGCGTGGCCTGGCACGGGGACAAGCTCGGGCGTGGGGAACGTGAGGACACGATGGTGGCGATCCTGTCGGTGGGTGAGCCGCGGGTGCTCGCGCTGCGGCCACGGCCGGGGTCGGTGAGTGGGCCGGTGGGGTCGACGATCAGGTATCCGCTGGGGCATGGGGATTTGATTGTGATGGGTGGGTCCTGTCAGAGGACTTGGGAGCATGCGATTCCGAAGGCTTCCGGGCGGATTGGGCCGCGGATCAGCGTTCAGTTCAGGCCGCGTGGGGTGCGGTGAGGGCGGTGGTTGTGCGGGGTGTGGTGAGGACGGTGGTTGTGCGGGGTCAGGTGAGGGCGACATGGGGTGCTCCTGGGTCGGCTGTGGCTGGGGTGGTTGGGGATGCGGCCGGTGGGGTTGGTGGGGTTGAGGTCGCTTCGGCCGGAGGAGGAGAAAGAGGAGCGGAGTGCGCGGTGAGGTGGGCGGTGGGGATCCGCTAGCCCCCGGGGGGCAGGCTGAGGTGGGGAGGTTGGCGACGGACGTGGGGAGGTTGGCGGGTCAGGCCCCCCGGGGTGCGGTCGGTGTTTGTGCGGGGGCTGGTGAGGACGGGAGTCGTGCGGGGTGTGGTGAGGTCGACATGGGGTGCTCCTGGGTCGGCTGTGGCTGGGGTGGTTGGGGATGCGGCCGGTGGGGTTGGTGGGGGCTGAGGTCGCTTCGGCCGGAGAAAGAGAAAAGAGGAGTGGTGTGGGCGGTGGCATGGGCGGTGGCATGGGCGGTGGCATGGGCGGTGGCATGGGCGGTGGCATGGGCGGTGGCATGGGCGGTGGCATGGGCGGTGGCATGGGCGGTGGCATGGGCGGTGGCATGGGCGGTGGCATGGGCGGTGGCATGGGCGGTGGCATGGGCGGTGGCATGGGCGGTGGCATGGGCGGTGGCATGGGCGGTGGCATGGGCGGTGGTGTGGGGGGTGGGGGTCCGCCGGCCCACGGGTCAGGCTGCGGTGGGGAGGTTGGTGATGGAGGTGGTGAGGTCGGCGGGGAAGACTTGGTCGCGGGAGGCTATGTAGAAGGTGAGGAGGCGGACTCCTAGGGAGCGGCAGGCTCGGGTGGCTCCTTCGGCCCATTCGCGGTCGGTGGTGGTGGTTGCGGAGGGGCCTTTGCGGCCGAGGGTGAGGATTAGGGCGCCGCCGGGGTAGACCTGGAGTGGTCGGATGACTGGGCGGAGAGCGGCGGCTCGTCTGATTGGGGTTGAGGCGCTGGCTTTGGGGGTGTTCGGGGATGGCGGGTCGGGGGTGAGGTCGCGGAGGTCGATGGCGATGGCGCCTTTGAAGCGGTCTTTCTCGTCGCAGATGATGAGGGTCAGGGCGCCGCGCCTGCGGTCGCCGGCGGTGCAGTAGAGGTCGGCGACGTTGGTGGCGAGGGGCTGCTCGGTGAGGGGCCGGTCGCGCCAGTTCTGGGGTAGGTCGAAGAAGGTCATGCCTAGAAGATGCCGTTGCGGGGACGTGCTTCGGCGGTTGTCCACAGGGGAATATTGGCCCAAAAGATGTGGCCTAAAGTGGCCCTGACTGATGGGCCGCTGCGCCTTAGGCTCGACTCATGACGACCTCGAAGCGGCTTGCGGCGGCGCAGTTGGCGAACTCGGTGGGCGATGGCGCGTTCATCGTCACGTCGGCGTTGTTCTTCACCCGGGTGGTGGGGTTGTCGACCGCCCAGGTGTGGCTTGGGCTGACTATTGCTTGGCTGGTCGGGTTCTTGACCGGGGTTCCGCTGGGGCATCTGGCGGATCGGCGAGGGCCGCGCGGGGTCGCGATGGTGCTGGCGGTGTCTACGGCGCTGTCGGTGGGGTCGTTCTTGGTGGTTCGGAGTTTTCCGCTGTTTCTGGTGGCGGCGATCGCTTACGCGAGTAGTCAGACCGGGTTGACCGCTGCGAGGCAGGCGTTGCTGGCTGGGTTGGTGTCGCCTGCGGAGCGGACGAGGATCCGGGCGACGTTGCAGGCGACGGCCAACGGTGGGCTTGCGGTGGGGGCCGCGCTTGGCGGGGTGGCGTTGAAGTTCGACACCTCAGAGGCGTACCTGGCGGTGTTTGCTATCGATGCGGTGAGTTTCTTGGCAGCGGCGGCGCTCATCCACAGAGTGCCGGCGGTACCGGCGGTCAAGGCCAGGACGCAAGGTGAGCCGCGGCTGGCTGTGCTGCGCGATCGGCCGTACGCCGTACTGGCGCTGCTGAACGCGGTGATGTTGATGTTCATGCCGTTGCTCAGCCTGGTGGTGCCGCTGTGGATCGTCGAGCGGACGAACGCTCCCGGCTGGGTCGTCGCATCCCTACTCGTCATCAACACCCTCGGCGTCACCGCGTTCCAGGTCCGCGTCGCTCGCAGCGTCACCAACCTGAAGACCGCGACGCGATCGGTGCGAGTGGCCGGGGTCGCGATGCTCGCGGCCTGCGCCGTCTTCGCGCTCTCCGCGAGCGGCGCTCCCCCGGCCGCGACGGCCGTCGTACTGGCTGCGGCTGCGGCGCTGCTGACCTTCGGCGAGATGAAACTGGCGTCCGGTGCGTGGGAGATCAGCTTCGGTCTTGCCCCGGCCGAGCAGCAGGGGCAGTACCAGGGATTCTTCGGAACCGGTCCTGCCGTTGCTCGGATGCTGGGTCCGGTGCTGCTCACCACGCTCGTGCTCGGATGGGGTCCGATCGGATGGATGATCGTCGGTGCGCTGTTCCTGGGGACCAGTTGTGCAACTGGTCCCGCCGTACGATGGGCTGCACGGACTCGGCCCGCCAGCAAGGCGGTCCAGCCTTCTTCGGTAGAGGAGTACGCCGCCTGATGGACATCCCCGGACTGGTCGAGATCACTACCTACGAAGAGCTGCGCGAGGTCGTCCCGGAGCCGTTGGCGAGCGTCTCCGGCAAGGTGCGCAAGGAACTGCACGACCTCGACAAGGAGTGGCTCGCCGCGTCGCCGTTCTGCCTGATCGCGACCTCCGCGGCCGACGGCAGTTGCGACGTCTCCCCCAAGGGCGACCCGGCCGGATTCACGCTGGTCCTCGACGACAGCACGATCGCCGTTCCCGAGCGCGCCGGCAACCGGCGGATCGACGGCTTCATCAACCTCGTCAGCAACCCGAACGTCGGGCTGATCTTCCTGATCCCGGGCCGCGGCGAGACGCTGCGGATCAACGGCCGGGCGCGGATCGTCCGCGAAGCGCCGTTCTTCGACGACATGGTGGTCAAGGGCAACCGCCCGCAGCTGGCCCTGCTGGTCGAGATCGAGGAGATCTTCCACCACTGCTCGAAGGCGTTCCTGCGGTCGAAGATCTGGAAGCCGGAGACCTGGGAGCCGGACGCCGTACCGAGCCGGGCGCAGATCGCCAAGGCGCTGGACCGGCCGGACGACGACCTGGCCGAGCTCGAGCAGTACTACGGACCGAAGTACGAGAAGGGCATCTACAACGTCAAGTACTGACGTACTCCGGGTGAAGCAGCCGCGAGTACTCCGTGGCGACGACGACAGCGGGTCACCACGGGCTCTAGGGTTCTGAGGGTGAGCACCACAACGTTCTGGCCTCAGGTGAGACGGATCGCCCTGCCGGCGGTCATCTCCGTCGTGGCCGTGGTCGGGTCGATCGGCTCGAGCAACAACCAGCCGGACCGGCGTGATGCCGACTGGCTGCTGGTCGTGCTCGTCCTGATCGGGTCGGTGTCGCTCTACTGGCTCAGGACCCATCCCGTGCCGGTCCTGTGGGCCACGGCGGCCTCGTCGCTCGTCTACATGCTGCGCGAGTACGGGTACGGCCCGGTGATCTTCGCCTTCGTGATCGCGGTGTTCGCGGCGATCCGGGCCGGTCACCGCTCGGCCGGCTGGATCGCGATCGCCGCGCTCTACACCGGCCATGTGCTGGGCCGGTTCGTGCTCGGCATCAACGACCAGAACGTCTACCAGATCCTTCTGGTCGGCACCTGCTTCCTGGTCCTCGGATTCCTCGCCGAGCTGTTCCGGGCGCACCGGGACCGGGTCGCGGCGGCCAACAAGACCCGCGAGGAAGAGGAACTGCGCCGCGCCGGGGAGGAGCGGCTGCGGATCGCGCAGGAGCTGCACGACGTCGTCGCGCACCACATCTCGCTGATCAACGTGCAGGCCTCGACGGCGCTGCACCTGGTCGATCGGAAGCCGGAGCAGGCCGGGCCGGCGCTGTCGGCGATCAAGGACGCGAGCAAGGAGGCGCTGGTCGAGCTCCGGTCGATCGTGGGGATCCTGCGGCAGAACGACGAGTCAGCGCCCAGGCAACCAGTCGCCGGACTCGAGCGGCTCGATCACCTGATCACCGGTACGTCGCGAGCCGGGCTGGAGGTGCACACGATCGTGCACGGCGACCCGCGGCCGTTGCCGACCGGGCTGGACCGGGCCGCGTTCCGGATCATTCAGGAGTCGCTGACCAACATCGTGCGACACGCGAAGGCGACCGCGGCGACCGTGCGCATCCAGTACGGCGAGGAGTCGCTGGTGCTGCAGGTGGACGACGACGGGGAGTCGCTGACCGGGCCGCCGCACGAGGGCAACGGGATCATCGGGATGCGGGAACGCGCGACGGCTCTCGGCGGGACGTTGACGGCCAGTCGTACGCCGACAGGTGGGCTGCGCATTGTCGCCCACCTGCCGTTGGAGGCTCGGGTGTCAGGGCAAGCGGACGTGTGAGGGGTTCAGGTCCTTCACGCTCGGTACGCCGAGCAGCGCCATCGTCCGGCGTACTTCAGTCGTCAGGATCTGCGCAGCACGCTCGACACCGCGCTGGCCGCCGGCCATCAGCCCGTACAGATAGGCACGGCCGACCAGGCAGGCGTCGGCGCCCAGCGCGAGTGCCGCGACGATGTCGGCGCCGCTCATGATGCCCGTGTCGAGGTGGACCTCGGCGTCGGTGCCGACGGCCTTGCGGACGTCCGGCAGGATGCGCAGCGGCGTGGGCGCCCGGTCCAGCTGGCGGCCACCGTGGTTGGACAGGACGACGGCGTCGGCGCCCGCATCGACCACCCGCCGCGCGTCGTCGACGGTCTGGATGCCCTTGATGATCAGCGGGCCGTCCCAGATCGAGCGGATCCAGGCGAGGTCGTCCAGCGTCATGGTCGGGTCGAACAGCTGGTCCAGCAGCTCCGCGACCGTGCCGTCCCAGCTGGACAGCGAGGCGAACGTCAGCGGCCGGGTGGTGAGCAGGTTGACCCACCAGGCCGGGTGCATGGACGCGTCGAGCACGGTCTTGGCCGTGAGCGACGGCGGGATGGTGAAGCCGTTGCGGACGTCGCGCAGCCGCGCACCAGCGACCGGCACGTCGACGGTCAGCATCAGCGCCTCGTACCCGGCGGCGGCCGAGCGCTTGACCAGGTCCTCCCCCGCGTCACGGTCGCGCCACACGTACAGCTGGAACCACTTGCGGGCGTCCGGGCCGGCCGTGGCGACGTCCTCGATCGAGGTGGTGCCCATGGTGGACAGCGCGTACGGGATGCCGATCTGCTCGGCGACCTTGACGACCGCGCTCTCGCCCTCGTGGTTCATCATCCGGGTGAAGCCGGTCGGTGCGAACGCGAACGGCAGCTCGGAGCGGCGGCCGAGGATGTCGGTGCTCAGGTCGATGTCAGAGACGTTGCGCAGGATGGA
The Kribbella italica DNA segment above includes these coding regions:
- a CDS encoding alpha-ketoglutarate-dependent dioxygenase AlkB — encoded protein: MGADLQASLLDAFADPELGSLDALQRTELSHGAWIDVLPGWLSGADQVYERLAVDVPWRDERRQMYDRVVEVPRLLCFYGESDTLPLSILDEARELLSEHYAEELGEPFRTAGLCYYRDGRDSVAWHGDKLGRGEREDTMVAILSVGEPRVLALRPRPGSVSGPVGSTIRYPLGHGDLIVMGGSCQRTWEHAIPKASGRIGPRISVQFRPRGVR
- a CDS encoding pyridoxamine 5'-phosphate oxidase family protein, producing the protein MDIPGLVEITTYEELREVVPEPLASVSGKVRKELHDLDKEWLAASPFCLIATSAADGSCDVSPKGDPAGFTLVLDDSTIAVPERAGNRRIDGFINLVSNPNVGLIFLIPGRGETLRINGRARIVREAPFFDDMVVKGNRPQLALLVEIEEIFHHCSKAFLRSKIWKPETWEPDAVPSRAQIAKALDRPDDDLAELEQYYGPKYEKGIYNVKY
- a CDS encoding alpha-hydroxy acid oxidase, which codes for MTDRQIPRWSELKPLLRAKPITTNPTERRLEKALTIADLRKIAKRRTPRSVFDYTDGAAESEISLQRARQLFAEMELQPSILRNVSDIDLSTDILGRRSELPFAFAPTGFTRMMNHEGESAVVKVAEQIGIPYALSTMGTTSIEDVATAGPDARKWFQLYVWRDRDAGEDLVKRSAAAGYEALMLTVDVPVAGARLRDVRNGFTIPPSLTAKTVLDASMHPAWWVNLLTTRPLTFASLSSWDGTVAELLDQLFDPTMTLDDLAWIRSIWDGPLIIKGIQTVDDARRVVDAGADAVVLSNHGGRQLDRAPTPLRILPDVRKAVGTDAEVHLDTGIMSGADIVAALALGADACLVGRAYLYGLMAGGQRGVERAAQILTTEVRRTMALLGVPSVKDLNPSHVRLP
- a CDS encoding MFS transporter is translated as MTTSKRLAAAQLANSVGDGAFIVTSALFFTRVVGLSTAQVWLGLTIAWLVGFLTGVPLGHLADRRGPRGVAMVLAVSTALSVGSFLVVRSFPLFLVAAIAYASSQTGLTAARQALLAGLVSPAERTRIRATLQATANGGLAVGAALGGVALKFDTSEAYLAVFAIDAVSFLAAAALIHRVPAVPAVKARTQGEPRLAVLRDRPYAVLALLNAVMLMFMPLLSLVVPLWIVERTNAPGWVVASLLVINTLGVTAFQVRVARSVTNLKTATRSVRVAGVAMLAACAVFALSASGAPPAATAVVLAAAAALLTFGEMKLASGAWEISFGLAPAEQQGQYQGFFGTGPAVARMLGPVLLTTLVLGWGPIGWMIVGALFLGTSCATGPAVRWAARTRPASKAVQPSSVEEYAA
- a CDS encoding sensor histidine kinase yields the protein MSTTTFWPQVRRIALPAVISVVAVVGSIGSSNNQPDRRDADWLLVVLVLIGSVSLYWLRTHPVPVLWATAASSLVYMLREYGYGPVIFAFVIAVFAAIRAGHRSAGWIAIAALYTGHVLGRFVLGINDQNVYQILLVGTCFLVLGFLAELFRAHRDRVAAANKTREEEELRRAGEERLRIAQELHDVVAHHISLINVQASTALHLVDRKPEQAGPALSAIKDASKEALVELRSIVGILRQNDESAPRQPVAGLERLDHLITGTSRAGLEVHTIVHGDPRPLPTGLDRAAFRIIQESLTNIVRHAKATAATVRIQYGEESLVLQVDDDGESLTGPPHEGNGIIGMRERATALGGTLTASRTPTGGLRIVAHLPLEARVSGQADV